A genomic stretch from Oreochromis niloticus isolate F11D_XX linkage group LG11, O_niloticus_UMD_NMBU, whole genome shotgun sequence includes:
- the si:ch211-225p5.8 gene encoding sodium channel subunit beta-1: MRLHFSLLAVFSLFVSQCHAGCSEVDSLTEAVAGEGFLLGCISCKKREEVPARATVDWHFKPMGEEEFRHIFHYDHPVADILHEDFSDRLEWRGTLNGDIQMGTVYVNNITFNDTGTYRCTFHRTLFLPLSPELVTVEKEVELSVVGVANRELTDVISEIMMYVLITFLQLWLIVVLIYCYKKIWDEHEARQARKAQAGQGESKDNCDGVQLE; the protein is encoded by the exons ATGAGACTCCACTTTTCTTTGTTAGCTGTCTTCAGTCTTTTTG TGTCTCAGTGCCATGCTGGCTGTTCCGAGGTGGATTCTCTGACTGAGGCTGTGGCTGGAGAAGGATTCCTGCTGGGCTGCATCTCCTGTAAGAAACGAGAGGAGGTCCCTGCACGAGCCACCGTAGACTGGCATTTCAAGCCTATGGGAGAGGAGGAGTTCAGGCAT ATTTTCCACTATGACCACCCTGTAGCCGACATCCTCCATGAAGACTTCAGCGACCGCCTGGAATGGCGCGGCACGCTAAATGGTGACATTCAGATGGGAACCGTTTACGTTAATAACATCACCTTCAATGACACGGGGACGTATCGCTGCACCTTCCACCGCACCCTCTTCCTGCCGCTGTCTCCTGAGCTTGTCACTGTGGAGAAGGAGGTGGAGCTTAGTGTGGTGGGTGTAG CCAATCGGGAGCTGACCGATGTGATCTCAGAGATAATGATGTACGTGCTGATCACGTTCCTGCAGCTGTGGCTCATTGTGGTTCTGATCTACTGTTACAAGAAAATTTGGGATGAGCACGAGGCACGTCAAGCTAGAAAGGCTCAGGCTGG ACAGGGAGAATCCAAAGATAACTGTGACGGGGTGCAGCTAGAGTAA